From a region of the Tateyamaria omphalii genome:
- the metK gene encoding methionine adenosyltransferase has product MSRKNYTFTSESVSEGHPDKVCDRISDAVLDALIAEEPEARVACETFATTDRVVIGGEVGLSDQDKLHDYMGKIDEIARACIKDIGYEQDKFHHATCEITNLLHEQSAHIAQGVDAAGDKDEGAGDQGIMFGFATNETPELMPAPIHYAHAILRRLAEVRKDGSEPALGPDAKSQLSVIYRDGKPVGISSLVLSTQHLDDALSSHDIHAIVAPYIEEVLPDGWLTAETEWHVNPTGKFVIGGPDGDAGLTGRKIIVDTYGGAAPHGGGAFSGKDPTKVDRSAAYAARYLAKNVVAAGLAEKCTIQLSYAIGVSKPLSIYCDTFGTGQVPDAKIESAVAQAMDLTPRGIREHLSLNKPIYQRTAAYGHFGRAPDPDGGFSWERTDLADALTSAI; this is encoded by the coding sequence ATGTCCCGCAAAAACTATACCTTCACTTCGGAATCCGTTTCCGAGGGCCACCCCGATAAAGTCTGCGACCGTATCTCCGACGCCGTGCTTGATGCGTTAATCGCAGAAGAGCCAGAAGCCCGCGTCGCCTGCGAGACATTTGCCACGACCGACCGCGTTGTCATCGGCGGCGAAGTTGGCCTGAGCGATCAGGACAAGCTTCACGATTACATGGGCAAGATCGACGAAATTGCACGCGCTTGTATCAAGGACATCGGGTATGAGCAGGACAAGTTCCATCACGCCACATGCGAGATCACGAACCTGTTGCACGAACAGTCCGCCCACATTGCGCAGGGCGTTGATGCGGCTGGCGACAAGGATGAAGGGGCAGGGGACCAGGGCATCATGTTCGGCTTTGCAACGAACGAGACGCCTGAACTCATGCCGGCCCCCATCCACTACGCGCACGCCATCCTGCGGCGTCTGGCCGAGGTCCGCAAGGACGGCAGCGAACCTGCATTGGGCCCCGATGCCAAGTCGCAGCTTTCGGTGATCTACCGCGATGGCAAACCGGTGGGAATCAGTTCGCTCGTGCTGTCGACCCAGCATCTCGACGATGCGTTGAGCAGCCACGACATCCACGCTATCGTCGCCCCATACATTGAAGAGGTGTTGCCGGACGGGTGGCTGACGGCCGAAACAGAATGGCACGTGAACCCGACAGGCAAGTTTGTGATTGGCGGTCCTGACGGTGATGCGGGTCTGACCGGGCGCAAGATCATCGTGGACACCTATGGCGGCGCAGCCCCGCATGGTGGCGGCGCGTTTTCGGGCAAGGACCCGACCAAGGTAGACCGCTCGGCGGCTTATGCGGCGCGCTACCTCGCCAAGAACGTCGTGGCCGCCGGTCTGGCGGAGAAGTGTACGATCCAGCTGTCCTATGCCATCGGCGTGTCGAAACCATTGTCGATCTATTGCGATACGTTTGGGACGGGCCAGGTCCCGGACGCCAAGATCGAGAGTGCCGTCGCCCAGGCGATGGATCTGACGCCGCGCGGGATCCGCGAGCATCTGTCGCTGAACAAGCCGATCTATCAGCGCACGGCGGCCTATGGCCATTTCGGTCGTGCGCCGGACCCCGATGGTGGGTTCAGCTGGGAACGCACCGATCTGGCGGACGCACTGACCTCCGCGATCTAA
- the lnt gene encoding apolipoprotein N-acyltransferase, translated as MTRLRARIEHAPIWAQVPLAMAAGAAGSFAHAPFDLPIAILIPLIAAFGLLSIARSVTSAGLLGLALGAGYFAATLTWIVEPFQVDAATTGWMAPFALLFMSVGLGLFWAAALALSRWAGAHSWVLVFAMTGTEMLRAYLLTGFPWATPPQALVGGMAGHLLSWAGPHGTMLVMMAAAGLAWAVPREWVKVAIVVALAAVIDVIPLRSADSPLTDKTVRLIQPNAPQQEKWDPARIPTFINRQIDYTADGDVPDLVVWPETALPYLLDQAQPALDVIAEAARGAPVVLGIQREEAEQYYNSLVTLDATGHVTQIYDKHHLVPFGEYMPLPGLFRRLGIQSIAERVDGGYTPGPGPQLLDMGPLGKALPLICYEAVFAHDVGASPERPDFLMQLTNDAWFGMRSGPQQHLAQAQMRAIEQGLPLIRAANTGISAVIDPEGRITASLALNQAGYMDARLPAPGAPTLYSRTGDLPWVLLVMLGLIGAVLHRAQTRRAQPIDAPAPEA; from the coding sequence ATGACCAGACTACGTGCCCGGATTGAGCATGCTCCGATCTGGGCGCAGGTCCCGCTTGCGATGGCAGCCGGTGCAGCGGGTTCATTTGCCCACGCGCCATTTGATCTGCCCATCGCGATCCTGATCCCTCTGATCGCTGCCTTTGGGTTGCTCTCGATTGCGCGGTCGGTCACGTCGGCCGGTCTGCTCGGTCTGGCCCTTGGCGCCGGTTACTTTGCCGCCACGCTGACCTGGATCGTCGAACCCTTTCAGGTTGATGCCGCGACGACGGGCTGGATGGCGCCCTTTGCGTTGCTGTTCATGTCTGTGGGCCTGGGGCTTTTCTGGGCGGCGGCCCTGGCCCTTTCGCGCTGGGCTGGTGCACACAGCTGGGTTCTGGTCTTTGCGATGACCGGGACAGAAATGCTGCGCGCCTATCTTCTGACCGGCTTTCCCTGGGCCACGCCGCCTCAAGCTCTCGTCGGTGGTATGGCCGGGCACTTGCTGTCCTGGGCCGGGCCACATGGCACGATGCTGGTTATGATGGCCGCGGCAGGTCTGGCTTGGGCTGTGCCGCGTGAGTGGGTCAAAGTCGCAATTGTCGTCGCCTTGGCAGCGGTGATCGACGTGATACCGTTGCGCAGTGCGGACAGCCCGCTGACCGACAAGACCGTCCGCCTTATCCAGCCGAATGCGCCGCAGCAGGAAAAGTGGGATCCCGCGCGCATTCCGACCTTCATCAATCGCCAGATTGACTACACGGCCGATGGCGATGTGCCCGACCTTGTCGTCTGGCCCGAAACCGCCTTGCCGTACCTGCTGGACCAGGCACAACCGGCGCTGGACGTGATCGCCGAGGCAGCGCGTGGCGCACCGGTGGTCCTGGGGATCCAGCGCGAAGAGGCGGAACAGTATTACAACAGCCTCGTGACCCTTGATGCCACAGGACACGTCACACAGATCTATGACAAGCACCATCTGGTGCCGTTTGGTGAATACATGCCGTTGCCGGGCCTGTTTCGCAGGCTGGGCATTCAATCCATCGCGGAACGTGTGGATGGCGGATACACGCCCGGACCGGGCCCACAGCTGCTGGACATGGGACCGCTTGGCAAAGCGCTGCCGCTTATCTGCTATGAGGCGGTCTTCGCTCATGACGTAGGGGCGTCTCCCGAGCGTCCGGACTTCCTGATGCAACTGACCAACGACGCCTGGTTCGGCATGCGGTCCGGCCCGCAACAGCATCTTGCCCAAGCACAGATGCGGGCCATTGAACAGGGACTGCCACTGATCCGCGCGGCCAACACCGGCATCTCTGCCGTCATTGATCCAGAGGGTCGGATCACGGCATCGCTGGCCCTCAACCAGGCGGGATACATGGACGCACGGCTGCCCGCACCGGGTGCGCCCACACTTTATAGCCGGACGGGCGATCTACCCTGGGTTCTGCTTGTGATGCTGGGTTTGATTGGTGCTGTGTTGCACCGCGCACAGACACGTCGCGCGCAGCCCATTGACGCCCCCGCGCCCGAGGCGTAA